A single genomic interval of Pan paniscus chromosome 18, NHGRI_mPanPan1-v2.0_pri, whole genome shotgun sequence harbors:
- the ATXN2L gene encoding ataxin-2-like protein isoform X36 yields the protein MAFAAALSPSPASGPLFALNRRLHQPATSRVTWQLVIPAEGQSTGKGPPQSPVFEGVYNNSRMLHFLTAVVGSTCDVKVKNGTTYEGIFKTLSSKFELAVDAVHRKASEPAGGPRREDIVDTMVFKPSDVMLVHFRNVDFNYATKDKFTDSAIAMSSKVNGEHKEKVLQRWEGGDSNSDDYDLESDMSNGWDPNEMFKFNEENYGVKTTYDSSLSSYTVPLEKDNSEEFRQRELRAAQLAREIESSPQYRLRIAMENDDGRTEEEKHSAVQRQGSGRESPSLASREGKYIPLPQRVREGPRGGVRCSSSRGGRPGLSSLPPRGPHHLDNSSPGPGSEARGINGGPSRMSPKAQRPLRGAKTLSSPSNRPSGETSVPPPPAVGRMYPPRSPKSAAPAPISASCPEPPIGSAVPTSSASIPVTSSVSDPGVGSISPASPKISLAPTDVKELSTKEPGRTLEPQELARIAGKVPGLQNEQKRFQLEELRKFGAQFKLQPSSSPENSLDPFPPRILKEEPKGKEKEVDGLLTSEPMGSPVSSKTESVSDKEDKPPLAPSGGTEGPEQPPPPCPSQTGSPPVGLIKGEDKDEGPVAEQVKKSTLNPNAKEFNPTKPLLSVNKSTSTPTSPGPRTHSTPSIPVLTAGQSGLYSPQYISYIPQIHMGPAVQAPQMYPYPVSNSVPGQQGKYRGAKGSLPPQRSDQHQPASAPPMMQAAAAAGPPLVAATPYSSYIPYNPQQFPGQPAMMQPMAHYPSQPVFAPMLQSNPRMLTSGSHPQAIVSSSTPQYPSAEQPTPQALYATVHQSYPHHATQLHAHQPQPATTPTGSQPQSQHAAPSPVQHQAGQAPHLGSGQPQQNLYHPGALTGTPPSLPPGPSAQSPQSSFPQPAAVYAIHHQQLPHGFTNMAHVTQAHVQTGITAAPPPHPGAPHPPQVMLLHPPQSHGGPPQGAVPQSGVPALSASTPSPYPYIGHPQALSDPDCLLT from the exons ATGGCTTTTGCGGCTGCGCTGTCCCCCAGCCCCGCCAGCGGCCCCCTCTTCGCCCTCAACCGCCGGTTACATCAGCCAGCGACGAGCAGGGTTACCTGGCAATTGGTGATCCCCGCAGA ggGACAGAGCACAGGAAAGGGACCCCCACAGTCACCT GTGTTTGAAGGCGTCTACAACAATTCCAGAATGCTGCATTTCCTTACAGCTGTTGTG GGCTCCACTTGTGATGTAAAGGTGAAAAATGGTACCACTTATGAGGGTATCTTCAAGACGCTAAGCTCAAAG TTTGAACTAGCCGTGGATGCTGTGCACCGGAAAGCATCTGAGCCAGCAGGTGGCCCTCGTCGGGAGGACATTGTGGACACCATGGTGTTTAAGCCAAGTGATGTCATGCTTGTTCACTTCCGAAATGTTGACTTCAACTACGCTACTAAAG ACAAGTTCACCGATTCAGCCATTGCCATGAGCTCGAAAGTGAATGGGGAACACAAAGAGAAGGTGCTTCAGCGCTGGGAGGGGGGTGACAGCAACAGCGACGACTATGACCTCGAGTCTGACATG tccAATGGATGGGACCCCAATGAAATGTTCAAGTTCAATGAGGAGAACTACGGTGTGAAGACTACCTATGATAGCAGTCTTTCTTCTTATAC GGTGCCCTTAGAAAAGGACAACTCAGAAGAGTTTCGTCAGCGAGAGCTGCGTGCGGCCCAGTTGGCTCGAGAGATTGAATCAAGCCCCCAGTACCGCCTACGGATCGCCATGGAGAACGACGATGGGCGCACTGAAGAGGAGAAGCACAGTGCAGTCCAGCGGCAGGGCTCAGGGCGGGAGAGCCCCAGCTTGGCATCCAG GGAGGGGAAGTATATCCCTCTGCCTCAACGAGTCCGGGAAGGTCCCCGGGGAGGAGTTCGATGCAGCAGCTCTCGGGGCGGTCGGCCTGGCCTTAGCTCTTTGCCACCTCGTGGCCCTCACCATCTGGACAACAGCAGCCCTGGCCCAGGTTCTGAGGCCCGTGGTATCAATGGAG gcCCTTCCCGCATGTCCCCAAAGGCACAGCGGCCTCTGAGAGGTGCCAAGACTCTGTCTTCGCCCAGTAATAGGCCTTCTGGAGAAACttctgttcctcctcctcctgcag TGGGCCGGATGTATCCCCCGCGTTCTCCCAAGTCTGCTGCCCCTGCCCCAATCTCAGCTTCCTGTCCAGAGCCTCCCATCGGCTCGGCAGTGCCAACCTCTTCAGCCTCCATCCCTGTGACCTCATCAGTCTCAGATCCTGGAGTGGGCTCCATTTCTCCAGCTTCTCCAAAGATCTCCCTGGCCCCCACAGATG TAAAAGAACTCTCTACCAAGGAACCTGGGAGAACTCTGGAGCCCCAGGAGCTGGCTCGGATAGCTGGGAAAG TCCCTGGTCTTCAGAATGAACAGAAACGATTCCAACTGGAAGAACTGAGAAAGTTTGGGGCCCAGTTTAAG CTTCAGCCCAGTAGCTCCCCTGAGAACAGCCTGGATCCTTTTCCTCCCCGGATCTTAAAGGAGGAGcccaaaggaaaggagaaggaggttgATGGTCTGTTGACTTCAGAGCCCATGGGGTCTCCCGTCTCCTCCAAGACAGAGTCCGTATCGGATAAGGAGGACAAACCACCTCTGGCACCATCAGGAGGCACTGAGGGGCCAGAGCAGCCCCCACCACCTTGTCCAAGCCAAACTGGCAGCCCCCCGGTGGGCCTCATCAAGGGAGAAGACAAAGATGAGGGCCCTGTTGCTGA ACAAGTAAAGAAATCAACGTTGAACCCTAATGCTAAGGAGTTCAATCCTACAAAGCCTCTGCTgtctgtg AATAAATCCACCAGTACCCCAACTTCTCCGGGGCCCCGGACTCATTCAACTCCctccatcccggtgctgacagcaGGCCAGAGTGGGCTATACAGCCCCCAGTACATCTCCTACATACCTCAGATCCACATGGGACCAGCTGTGCAG GCACCTCAGATGTATCCATATCCTGTATCCAATTCAGTGCCTGGGCAGCAGGGCAAGTACCGGGGAGCAAAAG gCTCCCTTCCTCCGCAGCGCTCGGACCAACACCAGCCAGCCTCAGCCCCGCCGATGATGCAGGCCGCCGCGGCTGCTGGCCCGCCTCTGGTGGCTGCCACGCCCTATTCTTCCTACATCCCCTACAACCCTCAGCAGTTCCCAGGCCAGCCGGCCATGATGCAGCCCATGGCCCACTACCCCTCACAG CCGGTGTTTGCCCCCATGCTTCAGAGCAACCCACGCATGCTGACGTCGGGCAGCCATCCCCAGGCCATCGTGTCATCCTCTACCCCTCAGTACCCTTCTGCAGAGCAGCCTACCCCCCAAGCCCTTTATG CCACTGTTCACCAGTCCTACCCACACCATGCCACACAGCTCCATGCCCACCAGCCGCAGCCAGCTACCACGCCTACTGGAAGCCAGCCGCAGTCCCAGCATGCGGCCCCCAGTCCTGTCCAG CATCAGGCGGGGCAGGCCCCACACTTGGGCAGTGGACAGCCACAGCAGAATCTGTACCACCCAGGGGCCCTGACAGGCACGCCGCCCTCTCTGCCACCGGGACCTTCTGCCCAGTCCCCTCAGAGCAGCTTCCCCCAGCCAGCCGCTGTGTATGCCATCCACCACCAGCAGCTGCCCCACGGCTTCACCAACATGGCCCATGTTACCCAG GCCCATGTCCAAACTGGAATCACAGCAGCCCCGCCCCCTCACCCTGGGGCTCCCCACCCgccccaggtgatgctgctgcaCCCACCCCAGAGTCATGGGGGGCCCCCCCAAGGCGCGGTGCCCCAGAGTGGGGTGCCTGCACTCTCAGCTTCCACACCCTCACCCTACCCCTACATCGGACACCCCCAAG CTCTCAGTGACCCCGACTGTCTCCTGACTTAG
- the ATXN2L gene encoding ataxin-2-like protein isoform X17 gives MAFAAALSPSPASGPLFALNRRLHQPATSRVTWQLVIPAEGQSTGKGPPQSPVFEGVYNNSRMLHFLTAVVGSTCDVKVKNGTTYEGIFKTLSSKFELAVDAVHRKASEPAGGPRREDIVDTMVFKPSDVMLVHFRNVDFNYATKDKFTDSAIAMSSKVNGEHKEKVLQRWEGGDSNSDDYDLESDMSNGWDPNEMFKFNEENYGVKTTYDSSLSSYTVPLEKDNSEEFRQRELRAAQLAREIESSPQYRLRIAMENDDGRTEEEKHSAVQRQGSGRESPSLASREGKYIPLPQRVREGPRGGVRCSSSRGGRPGLSSLPPRGPHHLDNSSPGPGSEARGINGGPSRMSPKAQRPLRGAKTLSSPSNRPSGETSVPPPPAAPPFLPVGRMYPPRSPKSAAPAPISASCPEPPIGSAVPTSSASIPVTSSVSDPGVGSISPASPKISLAPTDVKELSTKEPGRTLEPQELARIAGKVPGLQNEQKRFQLEELRKFGAQFKLQPSSSPENSLDPFPPRILKEEPKGKEKEVDGLLTSEPMGSPVSSKTESVSDKEDKPPLAPSGGTEGPEQPPPPCPSQTGSPPVGLIKGEDKDEGPVAEQVKKSTLNPNAKEFNPTKPLLSVNKSTSTPTSPGPRTHSTPSIPVLTAGQSGLYSPQYISYIPQIHMGPAVQAPQMYPYPVSNSVPGQQGKYRGAKGSLPPQRSDQHQPASAPPMMQAAAAAGPPLVAATPYSSYIPYNPQQFPGQPAMMQPMAHYPSQPVFAPMLQSNPRMLTSGSHPQAIVSSSTPQYPSAEQPTPQALYATVHQSYPHHATQLHAHQPQPATTPTGSQPQSQHAAPSPVQHQAGQAPHLGSGQPQQNLYHPGALTGTPPSLPPGPSAQSPQSSFPQPAAVYAIHHQQLPHGFTNMAHVTQAHVQTGITAAPPPHPGAPHPPQVMLLHPPQSHGGPPQGAVPQSGVPALSASTPSPYPYIGHPQGEQPGQAPGFPGGADDRILCRVGRSHSRRRQGLAPGSVLCFPPSSLSCDPAAPLPTASPALSDPDCLLT, from the exons ATGGCTTTTGCGGCTGCGCTGTCCCCCAGCCCCGCCAGCGGCCCCCTCTTCGCCCTCAACCGCCGGTTACATCAGCCAGCGACGAGCAGGGTTACCTGGCAATTGGTGATCCCCGCAGA ggGACAGAGCACAGGAAAGGGACCCCCACAGTCACCT GTGTTTGAAGGCGTCTACAACAATTCCAGAATGCTGCATTTCCTTACAGCTGTTGTG GGCTCCACTTGTGATGTAAAGGTGAAAAATGGTACCACTTATGAGGGTATCTTCAAGACGCTAAGCTCAAAG TTTGAACTAGCCGTGGATGCTGTGCACCGGAAAGCATCTGAGCCAGCAGGTGGCCCTCGTCGGGAGGACATTGTGGACACCATGGTGTTTAAGCCAAGTGATGTCATGCTTGTTCACTTCCGAAATGTTGACTTCAACTACGCTACTAAAG ACAAGTTCACCGATTCAGCCATTGCCATGAGCTCGAAAGTGAATGGGGAACACAAAGAGAAGGTGCTTCAGCGCTGGGAGGGGGGTGACAGCAACAGCGACGACTATGACCTCGAGTCTGACATG tccAATGGATGGGACCCCAATGAAATGTTCAAGTTCAATGAGGAGAACTACGGTGTGAAGACTACCTATGATAGCAGTCTTTCTTCTTATAC GGTGCCCTTAGAAAAGGACAACTCAGAAGAGTTTCGTCAGCGAGAGCTGCGTGCGGCCCAGTTGGCTCGAGAGATTGAATCAAGCCCCCAGTACCGCCTACGGATCGCCATGGAGAACGACGATGGGCGCACTGAAGAGGAGAAGCACAGTGCAGTCCAGCGGCAGGGCTCAGGGCGGGAGAGCCCCAGCTTGGCATCCAG GGAGGGGAAGTATATCCCTCTGCCTCAACGAGTCCGGGAAGGTCCCCGGGGAGGAGTTCGATGCAGCAGCTCTCGGGGCGGTCGGCCTGGCCTTAGCTCTTTGCCACCTCGTGGCCCTCACCATCTGGACAACAGCAGCCCTGGCCCAGGTTCTGAGGCCCGTGGTATCAATGGAG gcCCTTCCCGCATGTCCCCAAAGGCACAGCGGCCTCTGAGAGGTGCCAAGACTCTGTCTTCGCCCAGTAATAGGCCTTCTGGAGAAACttctgttcctcctcctcctgcag CTCCCCCTTTTCTTCCAGTGGGCCGGATGTATCCCCCGCGTTCTCCCAAGTCTGCTGCCCCTGCCCCAATCTCAGCTTCCTGTCCAGAGCCTCCCATCGGCTCGGCAGTGCCAACCTCTTCAGCCTCCATCCCTGTGACCTCATCAGTCTCAGATCCTGGAGTGGGCTCCATTTCTCCAGCTTCTCCAAAGATCTCCCTGGCCCCCACAGATG TAAAAGAACTCTCTACCAAGGAACCTGGGAGAACTCTGGAGCCCCAGGAGCTGGCTCGGATAGCTGGGAAAG TCCCTGGTCTTCAGAATGAACAGAAACGATTCCAACTGGAAGAACTGAGAAAGTTTGGGGCCCAGTTTAAG CTTCAGCCCAGTAGCTCCCCTGAGAACAGCCTGGATCCTTTTCCTCCCCGGATCTTAAAGGAGGAGcccaaaggaaaggagaaggaggttgATGGTCTGTTGACTTCAGAGCCCATGGGGTCTCCCGTCTCCTCCAAGACAGAGTCCGTATCGGATAAGGAGGACAAACCACCTCTGGCACCATCAGGAGGCACTGAGGGGCCAGAGCAGCCCCCACCACCTTGTCCAAGCCAAACTGGCAGCCCCCCGGTGGGCCTCATCAAGGGAGAAGACAAAGATGAGGGCCCTGTTGCTGA ACAAGTAAAGAAATCAACGTTGAACCCTAATGCTAAGGAGTTCAATCCTACAAAGCCTCTGCTgtctgtg AATAAATCCACCAGTACCCCAACTTCTCCGGGGCCCCGGACTCATTCAACTCCctccatcccggtgctgacagcaGGCCAGAGTGGGCTATACAGCCCCCAGTACATCTCCTACATACCTCAGATCCACATGGGACCAGCTGTGCAG GCACCTCAGATGTATCCATATCCTGTATCCAATTCAGTGCCTGGGCAGCAGGGCAAGTACCGGGGAGCAAAAG gCTCCCTTCCTCCGCAGCGCTCGGACCAACACCAGCCAGCCTCAGCCCCGCCGATGATGCAGGCCGCCGCGGCTGCTGGCCCGCCTCTGGTGGCTGCCACGCCCTATTCTTCCTACATCCCCTACAACCCTCAGCAGTTCCCAGGCCAGCCGGCCATGATGCAGCCCATGGCCCACTACCCCTCACAG CCGGTGTTTGCCCCCATGCTTCAGAGCAACCCACGCATGCTGACGTCGGGCAGCCATCCCCAGGCCATCGTGTCATCCTCTACCCCTCAGTACCCTTCTGCAGAGCAGCCTACCCCCCAAGCCCTTTATG CCACTGTTCACCAGTCCTACCCACACCATGCCACACAGCTCCATGCCCACCAGCCGCAGCCAGCTACCACGCCTACTGGAAGCCAGCCGCAGTCCCAGCATGCGGCCCCCAGTCCTGTCCAG CATCAGGCGGGGCAGGCCCCACACTTGGGCAGTGGACAGCCACAGCAGAATCTGTACCACCCAGGGGCCCTGACAGGCACGCCGCCCTCTCTGCCACCGGGACCTTCTGCCCAGTCCCCTCAGAGCAGCTTCCCCCAGCCAGCCGCTGTGTATGCCATCCACCACCAGCAGCTGCCCCACGGCTTCACCAACATGGCCCATGTTACCCAG GCCCATGTCCAAACTGGAATCACAGCAGCCCCGCCCCCTCACCCTGGGGCTCCCCACCCgccccaggtgatgctgctgcaCCCACCCCAGAGTCATGGGGGGCCCCCCCAAGGCGCGGTGCCCCAGAGTGGGGTGCCTGCACTCTCAGCTTCCACACCCTCACCCTACCCCTACATCGGACACCCCCAAGGTGAGCAGCCTGGCCAGGCGCCTGGATTTCCAGGAGGAGCCGATGACAGGATTC TATGTAGGGTGGGCAGAAGCCACAGTCGCCGCCGCCAGGGGCTTGCTCCTGGCTCTGTCCTTTGCTTCCCTCCGTCCTCGCTCAGTTGTGATCCAGCAGCCCCCCTCCCCACTGCCTCCCCAGCTCTCAGTGACCCCGACTGTCTCCTGACTTAG
- the ATXN2L gene encoding ataxin-2-like protein isoform X27: MAFAAALSPSPASGPLFALNRRLHQPATSRVTWQLVIPAEGQSTGKGPPQSPVFEGVYNNSRMLHFLTAVVGSTCDVKVKNGTTYEGIFKTLSSKFELAVDAVHRKASEPAGGPRREDIVDTMVFKPSDVMLVHFRNVDFNYATKDKFTDSAIAMSSKVNGEHKEKVLQRWEGGDSNSDDYDLESDMSNGWDPNEMFKFNEENYGVKTTYDSSLSSYTVPLEKDNSEEFRQRELRAAQLAREIESSPQYRLRIAMENDDGRTEEEKHSAVQRQGSGRESPSLASREGKYIPLPQRVREGPRGGVRCSSSRGGRPGLSSLPPRGPHHLDNSSPGPGSEARGINGGPSRMSPKAQRPLRGAKTLSSPSNRPSGETSVPPPPAVGRMYPPRSPKSAAPAPISASCPEPPIGSAVPTSSASIPVTSSVSDPGVGSISPASPKISLAPTDVPGLQNEQKRFQLEELRKFGAQFKLQPSSSPENSLDPFPPRILKEEPKGKEKEVDGLLTSEPMGSPVSSKTESVSDKEDKPPLAPSGGTEGPEQPPPPCPSQTGSPPVGLIKGEDKDEGPVAEQVKKSTLNPNAKEFNPTKPLLSVNKSTSTPTSPGPRTHSTPSIPVLTAGQSGLYSPQYISYIPQIHMGPAVQAPQMYPYPVSNSVPGQQGKYRGAKGSLPPQRSDQHQPASAPPMMQAAAAAGPPLVAATPYSSYIPYNPQQFPGQPAMMQPMAHYPSQPVFAPMLQSNPRMLTSGSHPQAIVSSSTPQYPSAEQPTPQALYATVHQSYPHHATQLHAHQPQPATTPTGSQPQSQHAAPSPVQHQAGQAPHLGSGQPQQNLYHPGALTGTPPSLPPGPSAQSPQSSFPQPAAVYAIHHQQLPHGFTNMAHVTQAHVQTGITAAPPPHPGAPHPPQVMLLHPPQSHGGPPQGAVPQSGVPALSASTPSPYPYIGHPQGEQPGQAPGFPGGADDRILCRVGRSHSRRRQGLAPGSVLCFPPSSLSCDPAAPLPTASPALSDPDCLLT; the protein is encoded by the exons ATGGCTTTTGCGGCTGCGCTGTCCCCCAGCCCCGCCAGCGGCCCCCTCTTCGCCCTCAACCGCCGGTTACATCAGCCAGCGACGAGCAGGGTTACCTGGCAATTGGTGATCCCCGCAGA ggGACAGAGCACAGGAAAGGGACCCCCACAGTCACCT GTGTTTGAAGGCGTCTACAACAATTCCAGAATGCTGCATTTCCTTACAGCTGTTGTG GGCTCCACTTGTGATGTAAAGGTGAAAAATGGTACCACTTATGAGGGTATCTTCAAGACGCTAAGCTCAAAG TTTGAACTAGCCGTGGATGCTGTGCACCGGAAAGCATCTGAGCCAGCAGGTGGCCCTCGTCGGGAGGACATTGTGGACACCATGGTGTTTAAGCCAAGTGATGTCATGCTTGTTCACTTCCGAAATGTTGACTTCAACTACGCTACTAAAG ACAAGTTCACCGATTCAGCCATTGCCATGAGCTCGAAAGTGAATGGGGAACACAAAGAGAAGGTGCTTCAGCGCTGGGAGGGGGGTGACAGCAACAGCGACGACTATGACCTCGAGTCTGACATG tccAATGGATGGGACCCCAATGAAATGTTCAAGTTCAATGAGGAGAACTACGGTGTGAAGACTACCTATGATAGCAGTCTTTCTTCTTATAC GGTGCCCTTAGAAAAGGACAACTCAGAAGAGTTTCGTCAGCGAGAGCTGCGTGCGGCCCAGTTGGCTCGAGAGATTGAATCAAGCCCCCAGTACCGCCTACGGATCGCCATGGAGAACGACGATGGGCGCACTGAAGAGGAGAAGCACAGTGCAGTCCAGCGGCAGGGCTCAGGGCGGGAGAGCCCCAGCTTGGCATCCAG GGAGGGGAAGTATATCCCTCTGCCTCAACGAGTCCGGGAAGGTCCCCGGGGAGGAGTTCGATGCAGCAGCTCTCGGGGCGGTCGGCCTGGCCTTAGCTCTTTGCCACCTCGTGGCCCTCACCATCTGGACAACAGCAGCCCTGGCCCAGGTTCTGAGGCCCGTGGTATCAATGGAG gcCCTTCCCGCATGTCCCCAAAGGCACAGCGGCCTCTGAGAGGTGCCAAGACTCTGTCTTCGCCCAGTAATAGGCCTTCTGGAGAAACttctgttcctcctcctcctgcag TGGGCCGGATGTATCCCCCGCGTTCTCCCAAGTCTGCTGCCCCTGCCCCAATCTCAGCTTCCTGTCCAGAGCCTCCCATCGGCTCGGCAGTGCCAACCTCTTCAGCCTCCATCCCTGTGACCTCATCAGTCTCAGATCCTGGAGTGGGCTCCATTTCTCCAGCTTCTCCAAAGATCTCCCTGGCCCCCACAGATG TCCCTGGTCTTCAGAATGAACAGAAACGATTCCAACTGGAAGAACTGAGAAAGTTTGGGGCCCAGTTTAAG CTTCAGCCCAGTAGCTCCCCTGAGAACAGCCTGGATCCTTTTCCTCCCCGGATCTTAAAGGAGGAGcccaaaggaaaggagaaggaggttgATGGTCTGTTGACTTCAGAGCCCATGGGGTCTCCCGTCTCCTCCAAGACAGAGTCCGTATCGGATAAGGAGGACAAACCACCTCTGGCACCATCAGGAGGCACTGAGGGGCCAGAGCAGCCCCCACCACCTTGTCCAAGCCAAACTGGCAGCCCCCCGGTGGGCCTCATCAAGGGAGAAGACAAAGATGAGGGCCCTGTTGCTGA ACAAGTAAAGAAATCAACGTTGAACCCTAATGCTAAGGAGTTCAATCCTACAAAGCCTCTGCTgtctgtg AATAAATCCACCAGTACCCCAACTTCTCCGGGGCCCCGGACTCATTCAACTCCctccatcccggtgctgacagcaGGCCAGAGTGGGCTATACAGCCCCCAGTACATCTCCTACATACCTCAGATCCACATGGGACCAGCTGTGCAG GCACCTCAGATGTATCCATATCCTGTATCCAATTCAGTGCCTGGGCAGCAGGGCAAGTACCGGGGAGCAAAAG gCTCCCTTCCTCCGCAGCGCTCGGACCAACACCAGCCAGCCTCAGCCCCGCCGATGATGCAGGCCGCCGCGGCTGCTGGCCCGCCTCTGGTGGCTGCCACGCCCTATTCTTCCTACATCCCCTACAACCCTCAGCAGTTCCCAGGCCAGCCGGCCATGATGCAGCCCATGGCCCACTACCCCTCACAG CCGGTGTTTGCCCCCATGCTTCAGAGCAACCCACGCATGCTGACGTCGGGCAGCCATCCCCAGGCCATCGTGTCATCCTCTACCCCTCAGTACCCTTCTGCAGAGCAGCCTACCCCCCAAGCCCTTTATG CCACTGTTCACCAGTCCTACCCACACCATGCCACACAGCTCCATGCCCACCAGCCGCAGCCAGCTACCACGCCTACTGGAAGCCAGCCGCAGTCCCAGCATGCGGCCCCCAGTCCTGTCCAG CATCAGGCGGGGCAGGCCCCACACTTGGGCAGTGGACAGCCACAGCAGAATCTGTACCACCCAGGGGCCCTGACAGGCACGCCGCCCTCTCTGCCACCGGGACCTTCTGCCCAGTCCCCTCAGAGCAGCTTCCCCCAGCCAGCCGCTGTGTATGCCATCCACCACCAGCAGCTGCCCCACGGCTTCACCAACATGGCCCATGTTACCCAG GCCCATGTCCAAACTGGAATCACAGCAGCCCCGCCCCCTCACCCTGGGGCTCCCCACCCgccccaggtgatgctgctgcaCCCACCCCAGAGTCATGGGGGGCCCCCCCAAGGCGCGGTGCCCCAGAGTGGGGTGCCTGCACTCTCAGCTTCCACACCCTCACCCTACCCCTACATCGGACACCCCCAAGGTGAGCAGCCTGGCCAGGCGCCTGGATTTCCAGGAGGAGCCGATGACAGGATTC TATGTAGGGTGGGCAGAAGCCACAGTCGCCGCCGCCAGGGGCTTGCTCCTGGCTCTGTCCTTTGCTTCCCTCCGTCCTCGCTCAGTTGTGATCCAGCAGCCCCCCTCCCCACTGCCTCCCCAGCTCTCAGTGACCCCGACTGTCTCCTGACTTAG